Proteins from one Puntigrus tetrazona isolate hp1 chromosome 10, ASM1883169v1, whole genome shotgun sequence genomic window:
- the rhbdd2 gene encoding rhomboid domain-containing protein 2, giving the protein MYSTSKSWKKTFADFAPDVELTCGVAIVIVLSCVFSAIPYYLAVSEHFFSLESSAVISGHVYKLFTYFLYHKNMMLLFLSAIPMAFPCSGLERGIGTVRFLYRSLLLSLVCGLLHVLLESLLFSPSSRSSVNGLIPLALSVLGMMTINSAMRKAYIMGVSVPTASLPWIILVILTLFFPNTFFLCNVLAIITGMIHGKGWFSLLEMSESRASVLEKKFPFRLLKQIPGVQFIPSSTEERKKPLDLTDAPPGSYPVQAYTPVNATNGQVIGSLPNTFDGWPVSLYPQQQYTFTSPHAGVGIGHNHGHGHGHGHSHGHHHGHSHHTGSPWMPMSPYAQHQFRPPVNSGQPFTKLPQPGLPFIPPTSQSEPGVPAIPTTPPGAPVSLSS; this is encoded by the exons ATGTATAGCACTTCGAAAAGCTGGAAGAAGACGTTCGCAGATTTTGCACCAGATGTAGAGCTGACCTGTGGGGTAGCGATTGTGATCGTGCTGTCATGTGTTTTCAGTGCCATACCATATTACTTGGCTGTTTCAGAGCACTTTTTTAGTCTGGAGTCCAGTGCTGTCATCAGCGGCCATG TCTACAAACTCTTCACCTATTTCCTCTACCACAAGAATATGATGCTTTTATTCCTAAGTGCCATCCCGATGGCATTTCCCTGTAGCGGTCTGGAGCGAGGAATCGGAACGGTCAGATTTCTCTACCGGTCCCTCCTGCTGTCGTTAGTCTGTGGACTCTTACATGTGCTGCTTGAGTCGCTGCTGTTCTCCCCGTCCAGTAGGAGCTCAGTAAATGGGCTCATCCCATTAGCCCTGTCTGTCCTGGGAATGATGACCATCAATTCTGCTATGCGGAAAGCGTATATTATGGGCGTCAGTGTGCCTACCGCATCTCTCCCCTGGATTATCCTAGTAATTCTAACCCTATTCTTTCCAAACACTTTTTTCCTTTGCAACGTCCTGGCCATCATTACAGGAATGATAC ATGGAAAAGGATGGTTTTCGTTATTGGAGATGTCAGAATCTAGAGCTTCCGTCTTGGAGAAGAAGTTCCCTTTTCGCTTGCTAAAGCAGATTCCCGGTGTCCAGTTCATTCCTTCATCGACGGAAGAGCGCAAAAAGCCCCTTGACCTCAC AGACGCTCCTCCAGGGTCGTACCCTGTTCAGGCCTACACTCCAGTAAACGCCACAAACGGTCAAGTTATAGGAAGCCTGCCCAACACATTCGATGGTTGGCCCGTCTCGCTGTATCCTCAACAGCAATACACATTTACTTCACCTCACGCTGGAGTCGGCATTGGTCACAATCATGGACATGGACACGGTCATGGTCACAGCCACGGGCATCATCATGGACACAGCCATCACACCGGCAGCCCATGGATGCCGATGTCCCCATACGCTCAGCATCAATTCAGGCCTCCAGTAAACTCAGGTCAGCCCTTCACTAAACTACCCCAGCCAGGACTGCCATTTATACCTCCCACCTCACAGTCAGAGCCTGGAGTGCCTGCTATTCCCACAACTCCTCCTGGAGCCCCTGTGTCATTGTCGTCCTAG
- the pora gene encoding NADPH--cytochrome P450 reductase yields the protein MEDSESQLLSDEEQTPEPLLSSLDIFLFSLIAGLLIYWFFFRKKTEPLPEIKPFTSVTPQIRETSFIEKMKKTNRNIVVFYGSQTGTAEEFANRMAKDAQRYGMKGMAADPEEYDMSELSRLKEIPDSMAVFCMATYGEGDPTDNAQEFYDWMQGTDDDLEGVNFAVFALGNKTYEHFNATGKYTDKRLAELGGKRVFDLGLGDDDSNLEEDFISWKEQFWPAVCEFFGVEATGEDSSIRQFELVVHNDINMNQVYTGEMGRLKSFQTQKPPFDSKNPFLATVTVNRKLNKGGNRHLMHIELDITDSKIRYDSGDHVAVYPTNDAAVVNRIGERLGVDLDTIISLKNLDEESNKKHPFPCPTTYRTALTHYLDINNMPRTNVLYELAQYASDPQEQENMRKMASASPEGKALYQNWVLGSERNILAILEDLPSLNPPIDHLCELLPRLQARYYSIASSSKVHPNSVHICAVVIEYMTKTERVFKGVATNWLKNKDVTDNGHNHTIPMYVRRSQFRLPFKPSNPIIMIGPGTGIAPFMGFIQERAWQKEQGKEVGETILYFGCRHKNEDFLYQQELEEFERAGVLTQLNVAFSRDQEHKIYVQHLLKTNKEQLWKLIHSNNAHIYVCGDARNMARDVHTAFYEIAEEVGGLTHSQAVDYFKKLMTKGRYSQDVWS from the exons AACACCACAAATACGTGAGACCAGCTTTAttgagaaaatgaagaaaacg AACCGCAACATTGTAGTGTTTTATGGATCCCAAACAGGGACTGCTGAGGAATTTGCTAACAGGATGGCAAAAGATGCCCAACGCTACGGCATGAAAGGCATGGCTGCTGACCCAGAGGAGTATGACATG TCTGAGCTGTCTAGACTGAAAGAGATTCCTGATTCCATGGCTGTGTTCTGCATGGCAACCTATGGAGAAGGAGACCCCACAGACAACGCTCAGGAGTTCTACGATTGGATGCAAGGGACTGATGACGATCTAGAGGGGGTCAACTTTGCT gTGTTTGCTTTAGGAAATAAAACATATGAGCACTTTAATGCCACAGGCAAGTATACAGACAAGAGGCTTGCTGAACTTGGGGGAAAAAGGGTCTTTGACCTGGGCCTCGGGGATGATGACAGCAA CTTGGAGGAGGATTTTATCTCTTGGAAGGAACAGTTCTGGCCTGCTGTATGTGAGTTTTTTGGCGTGGAGGCCACGGGAGAAGACAGCag CATTCGGCAGTTTGAACTGGTGGTTCATAATGACATTAATATGAATCAAGTTTACACCGGAGAGATGGGGCGGCTCAAAAGCTTTCAGACACAGAAACC acCGTTTGATTCAAAGAATCCTTTCCTTGCGACTGTGACTGTTAATCGTAAACTGAACAAAGGAGGAAATCGGCACCTGATGCACATCGAGTTAGATATCACAGACTCTAAAATCAG GTATGATTCTGGAGACCATGTTGCCGTTTACCCCACAAATGATGCAGCGGTGGTCAACAGAATAGGAGAGAGACTTGGAGTAGATCTTGATACTATAATCTCTCTCAAAAATCTCGATG AGGAATCCAATAAAAAGCACCCATTCCCCTGTCCAACCACATACCGCACGGCACTGACCCATTACCTTGACATCAACAACATGCCTCGCACAAACGTGCTGTATGAGCTAGCGCAGTATGCCTCTGATCCACAAGAACAAGAAAACATGCGCAAGATGGCATCGGCTTCACCTGAAGGAAAG GCTTTGTATCAGAATTGGGTTTTGGGTTCTGAGAGGAACATACTAGCTATTCTAGAGGATCTACCTTCCTTGAATCCTCCTATAGACCACCTGTGTGAGCTCCTACCTCGACTTCAGGCTCGATACTATTCCATTGCCTCTTCCAGCAAG GTCCATCCAAACTCTGTCCACATCTGTGCTGTGGTGATAGAGTACATGACCAAGACAGAAAGGGTCTTCAAAGGTGTGGCCACCAACTGGCTTAAGAACAAAGACGTGACCGATAACGGCCATAATCACACCATTCCCATGTATGTTAGGAGATCTCAATTCCGCCTGCCATTCAAACCCAGTAACCCTATAATCATGATCGGGCCTGGTACTGGAATCGCCCCATTCATGGGCTTCATCCAGGAGAGAGCATGGCAGAAGGAACAAG GGAAGGAAGTTGGTGAGACGATACTTTACTTTGGTTGTCGCCATAAGAACGAGGACTTCCTGTACCAGCAGGAATTAGAGGAGTTTGAGAGGGCAGGAGTGCTGACACAGCTTAATGTTGCCTTTTCCAGAGACCAGGAGCACAAG ATCTATGTGCAACAtcttctgaagacaaacaaggAGCAGTTGTGGAAgctcattcattcaaataatgCCCATATCTACGTTTGTGG AGATGCACGTAACATGGCTCGGGACGTGCACACGGCCTTCTATGAGATTGCAGAGGAGGTGGGCGGCCTGACGCACTCTCAGGCTGTGGACTATTTCAAGAAGCTGATGACCAAGGGCCGTTACTCGCAGGACGTTTGGAGCTAA